Proteins co-encoded in one Candidatus Tectomicrobia bacterium genomic window:
- a CDS encoding efflux RND transporter periplasmic adaptor subunit: MKWLGWARASSPCRAAVALAVLAFAAGCSRSEEPASKAARTGRPPVPVAVAAARGAEVPVELHAIGTVTAFSKVSIKSRLAGQLMRAAFKEGDHVQSGQMIFTIDPRPFQAALEQTQANMRKDEALLVKAKADMRRAEELAKTRVISAATLDQNRAAVDSLVAAVASDKAAVENARLQLSYCYIHSPIEGRIGTLLVNEGNMIKENETVMAVINQIRPIYVDFSVPERHLGEIRDRMARGPLKVVAAVPGDTSRRAEGELAVVNNTVDASTGTIMLRAQFPNQDEALWPGQFVNVTLRLRTIPHAVLVPSQAVQPGQEGQYVFVVKPDLTAEMRPVVTGQAHGQDVIVENGLRAGERVVTTGQLRLVNNSKVQIKEEEKGKATAAKPQAAP, encoded by the coding sequence ATGAAATGGCTGGGCTGGGCAAGAGCTTCCTCTCCATGCCGCGCGGCCGTCGCGCTGGCCGTCCTCGCCTTCGCCGCCGGCTGCTCGCGGAGCGAGGAGCCCGCCTCAAAGGCCGCGAGGACCGGGCGTCCCCCCGTGCCGGTCGCCGTGGCCGCCGCCCGCGGCGCGGAGGTGCCGGTGGAGCTGCACGCCATCGGGACGGTGACCGCCTTTTCCAAGGTGTCGATCAAGTCCCGGCTGGCCGGGCAGTTGATGCGCGCGGCGTTCAAGGAGGGGGATCATGTCCAGTCGGGACAGATGATCTTCACCATCGACCCGCGCCCCTTCCAGGCCGCCCTGGAGCAGACCCAGGCGAACATGCGGAAGGACGAGGCGCTCCTCGTGAAGGCCAAGGCGGACATGCGCCGGGCCGAGGAACTGGCCAAGACCCGGGTCATCTCGGCGGCGACCCTGGATCAGAACCGGGCGGCGGTGGACTCGCTCGTCGCCGCGGTCGCGAGCGACAAGGCCGCCGTCGAGAACGCCCGGCTCCAGCTTTCGTACTGCTATATCCATTCGCCCATCGAAGGCCGGATTGGCACCCTGCTGGTCAACGAAGGGAACATGATCAAGGAAAACGAGACCGTGATGGCCGTCATCAACCAGATCCGGCCCATCTACGTGGACTTCTCCGTGCCGGAGCGGCACCTGGGCGAGATCCGGGATCGGATGGCCAGGGGGCCGCTGAAGGTCGTGGCGGCGGTTCCCGGGGACACCTCCCGCCGGGCCGAGGGGGAGCTGGCCGTCGTCAACAACACGGTCGACGCCTCGACGGGAACGATCATGCTCCGGGCCCAATTCCCCAACCAGGACGAGGCGCTGTGGCCGGGGCAGTTCGTCAACGTCACGCTGCGGCTCAGGACGATTCCGCACGCCGTCCTCGTCCCCTCCCAGGCGGTGCAGCCGGGCCAGGAGGGCCAATACGTATTCGTCGTCAAGCCCGACCTGACGGCCGAGATGCGGCCCGTGGTGACGGGCCAGGCCCACGGCCAGGACGTCATCGTCGAGAACGGCCTGCGGGCCGGGGAGCGCGTGGTGACCACCGGGCAGTTGCGCCTCGTGAACAACTCCAAAGTCCAGATCAAGGAAGAAGAGAAAGGCAAGGCGACGGCGGCGAAGCCGCAGGCGGCGCCATGA